The genomic DNA AAGGAGAGGAGCCCGGTGGGCAGCTTCGCCTTCAGGGCCTCCGGGGTGAAATGCTCTGCCATGCCGGTCTCCATCGCCTTGGGTGCAAACATATAGTGGTATGATGTCTTACGAATATGGCCCCCGGAACGCAAGCGGAAGATGGGGGGTCAGCCGGGAGCGAGGGCGGAGAGCGCCTCGCGCAACCGCTCCCGGCTGTTCAGCAGGTGCAGGCGCATCGCGGCGCGCGCACCCTCCCCGTCGCCATGCAGGATGGCGGTGGCGATCTGCACATGCTCGATGCGCAGGATGCGGAGATAGGCCACCCGGGCCTCGGCATCGCGGAACAGTTCCAGGCGGGAACGCGGGACGAGCTGCGCGGGCAGGCCGGCAAGCAGCGCCTCGAAATAGGCATTGCCGCAGCAGCCTGCGATCTGGAGGTGGAAGGCCCGGTCCATGGCGACGGAGCCGTCGGCATCGGCGGGGTTGGTGCCGAAGCGTTCCGCCGCATGCAGCAGCGCCTCGGCCTGGGCCTCGCCCCGGCGCTGAGCGGCCAGCCAGGCGGCCTCCGACTCCAGCGCGACCCGCACCTCGATCAGGCGCAGCATCTCCTCCGCCGTATCGATCTGCGAGGCTTCCAGCCGGTAGTGCGGCGCCTGGGGCGAGGCGAGCACGAACATGCCGCGCCCCTGTTCCACCGACAGGCGTCCGGCGGCGCGAAGGCTGGAGATGGCCTCCCGGATCACGGTGCGGCTGACGCCGTAGCGGGCGATCAGCTCCTTCTCGGTCGGCAGCTTGTCGCCGGGGCGCAGCTCACCCGCCTCGATCCGGCCGGAAAGATCGTCGCAGACCTGGACGGCGAGGCTGGCACGGCGGGGCTGCGCCACGGAACGGGGCAGAAAGGCGCCATCGGGGGAAGCGGTGCCCCGTGGATCGGATCGAGAGACTGCGGATCGGGCCATGGTCGGTCTCCGTCCTCGCGCGGGCCAGAGGGAAGAGGTGCGAGGAACGATGCATAGATCGTCCGTCATATGACTTCCAGATGACATCGAAGCGGTCTGCTGGCGCCGGATGGGGCGAGCTCGCCGGGCCTGGGCCGCGATCCGCGTGCAATTGCGAAGACGTTCACAGCTTGGTGGGATCTCAATCACCAGTTGACACGATCATCCGTGATTATTAAAAATTGAGACGTTGGCATTGAAATGGAATGCCACGAGGAGACAGACCGATGCGTGCCATTCTCAAAACCTCCCTCATGGCGAGCGCACTCGCCCTGGCCGCGACCATGCCGGGCATCGCCATGGCCCAGAACTT from Roseomonas gilardii includes the following:
- a CDS encoding FadR/GntR family transcriptional regulator, which translates into the protein MARSAVSRSDPRGTASPDGAFLPRSVAQPRRASLAVQVCDDLSGRIEAGELRPGDKLPTEKELIARYGVSRTVIREAISSLRAAGRLSVEQGRGMFVLASPQAPHYRLEASQIDTAEEMLRLIEVRVALESEAAWLAAQRRGEAQAEALLHAAERFGTNPADADGSVAMDRAFHLQIAGCCGNAYFEALLAGLPAQLVPRSRLELFRDAEARVAYLRILRIEHVQIATAILHGDGEGARAAMRLHLLNSRERLREALSALAPG